The following coding sequences lie in one Sorghum bicolor cultivar BTx623 chromosome 6, Sorghum_bicolor_NCBIv3, whole genome shotgun sequence genomic window:
- the LOC8073416 gene encoding PLAT domain-containing protein 1: MKLKLLSPFLLLAFLAAAAYAAPASREAAAAAVTTTLQSASSDPENQCVYTVYVRTGSIWKGGTDSTIGVTLLGADGTGIRIRDLVAWGGLMGSGHDYYERGNLDIFSGRGPCMSQRPCAMNLTSDGSGAHHGWYCNYLEVTVTGPHLGCAQTLFTVEQWLATDASPYRLYAVVDECESETTTKRRQRQETETQTRSPAGEAEADEATVSVTAL; encoded by the exons ATGAAGCTGAAGCTCCTCTCCCCCTTCCTTCTCCTCGCCTTCCTCGCCGCCGCG GCGTACGCGGCGCCGGCGTcgcgcgaggcggcggcggccgccgtcaCGACCACGCTGCAGTCGGCGTCGTCGGACCCGGAGAACCAGTGCGTGTACACGGTGTACGTGCGGACGGGTTCCATCTGGAAGGGCGGCACGGACTCGACGATCGGCGTGACGCTGCTGGGCGCGGACGGCACGGGGATCCGGATCCGGGACCTGGTGGCGTGGGGCGGGCTCATGGGGTCCGGCCACGACTACTACGAGCGCGGCAACCTGGACATCTTCAGCGGCCGCGGGCCCTGCATGAGCCAGCGCCCCTGCGCCATGAACCTCACCTCCGACGGCTCCGGCGCGCACCACGGCTGGTACTGCAACTACCTCGAGGTGACGGTGACCGGGCCACACCTGGGCTGCGCGCAGACGCTCTTCACCGTCGAGCAGTGGCTCGCCACCGACGCGTCGCCGTACCGCCTGTACGCCGTCGTCGACGAGTGCGAGAGCGAGACGACGACgaagcggcggcagcggcaggaGACGGAGACACAGACACGCTCGCCGGCCGGCGAGGCCGAGGCTGATGAGGCCACCGTGTCCGTGACGGCGCTCTGA